From a single Vibrio sp. BS-M-Sm-2 genomic region:
- a CDS encoding TonB-dependent receptor produces the protein MNMRLNLSPLALAIGGALTAVAGVSTAVAEEQVTVDETVQIIGHQYEGYAEHMPQSGTKTDVEWLDVPQAVSVVTKTEMEDRGAVRLVDALDGVAGVNNTLGEGSRDQFVIRGFDSLNDMYRDGMRDDGTLQSYRSLANIERVEVVKGPAGALYGRGSAGGIINLVTKRANGDNFTNVNGSVGSNSQFVGQVDSSMAFSDKVNGRINVEHRQADSYVDHVDSNDFFIAPTIRVMPSDGHIIDLDVEYSHQELVPYRGVPSKNGKPVDVSESTFYGGTNDYQESDSIRVGVDYEWRLNSEWAWTNRAAYNHIELEQKGTRQGTVTGDQVSQTVNNFGYDPRTTTTLQSELVWETDSNQMMIGADYNQINIDLTLASDKTLPSKDIYNPVAGPTPDPGFKPFRDNTTTTTGVYIQDVYTFGDLSVIGNVRYDSMELEQQKAGSAKENLDDNKVSYRGGLVYRINNDMSVYASLARSWQLPYSGIYINPKLAEFFHTDLKEIGAKAYLLDNALMLNAAIFQIDQEQPETNTDGDVVNKIEARHQGIELEARGQITEQWDISVGYSYLDAEDKETGKKPNDVSDHLFSLWSTYQLDDNWRLGGGVKYVGDRYAGNDEAVALGDYTTVDLMAAYTTGRHKVQANAYNVLNEEYILGATNGTSGTNQIGYGAPAEFMLSYGYQF, from the coding sequence ATGAACATGAGATTGAACTTGTCTCCTCTTGCTTTGGCAATTGGCGGAGCCTTAACGGCGGTGGCTGGTGTGTCAACTGCAGTGGCGGAAGAACAAGTCACTGTAGATGAAACAGTGCAAATTATTGGCCATCAATACGAAGGTTATGCAGAGCACATGCCTCAGTCAGGAACCAAAACGGATGTCGAGTGGTTAGATGTACCGCAAGCGGTATCTGTGGTTACAAAGACAGAAATGGAAGACCGTGGTGCGGTGCGTTTAGTGGATGCACTTGATGGTGTCGCAGGGGTGAACAATACTCTCGGTGAAGGTAGCCGAGACCAATTCGTGATTCGTGGTTTTGATTCGTTAAATGACATGTATCGTGATGGTATGCGTGATGATGGAACGTTGCAGTCGTATCGCAGTCTAGCCAATATTGAGCGTGTTGAAGTGGTAAAAGGCCCAGCCGGTGCACTTTATGGCCGAGGTTCTGCGGGCGGTATCATCAACTTGGTAACGAAACGCGCTAACGGTGACAATTTCACCAACGTAAATGGCAGTGTAGGCAGCAACAGTCAGTTTGTGGGTCAAGTTGACAGCTCTATGGCGTTTTCAGATAAGGTTAATGGCCGTATCAACGTGGAACATCGACAAGCGGACTCTTACGTCGATCATGTCGATTCCAATGATTTCTTTATTGCCCCAACCATTCGAGTGATGCCTTCTGATGGACACATTATCGATCTCGATGTTGAATATTCTCACCAAGAACTGGTGCCATATCGTGGTGTTCCATCTAAAAATGGCAAACCTGTTGATGTCTCAGAGAGTACTTTCTACGGTGGCACCAACGATTATCAAGAGTCAGACAGTATTCGTGTGGGCGTTGACTATGAGTGGCGTTTGAACAGCGAATGGGCATGGACAAACCGCGCAGCGTATAACCATATCGAGCTTGAACAAAAAGGCACGCGTCAAGGCACGGTAACAGGGGATCAAGTATCTCAAACCGTGAACAACTTCGGTTATGATCCTCGTACCACGACAACACTACAGTCTGAGTTGGTTTGGGAAACGGACTCTAACCAAATGATGATTGGTGCCGATTACAACCAGATTAATATCGATCTCACTCTCGCAAGCGACAAAACCTTACCTTCGAAAGATATCTATAATCCTGTTGCAGGTCCAACACCTGATCCGGGTTTCAAACCTTTCCGTGATAACACGACAACGACCACTGGCGTCTACATTCAAGACGTTTACACCTTTGGTGATCTTTCAGTGATCGGTAATGTGCGTTACGACTCGATGGAGCTTGAGCAGCAAAAAGCGGGCTCAGCAAAAGAGAACCTCGACGATAACAAAGTGAGCTACCGCGGTGGTTTGGTCTACCGAATCAACAACGATATGTCCGTGTACGCAAGCTTAGCTCGTTCATGGCAACTGCCTTACTCAGGTATCTACATCAACCCTAAATTAGCTGAATTCTTCCACACCGATCTAAAAGAAATTGGCGCAAAAGCTTACCTATTAGATAACGCTTTGATGCTGAATGCAGCGATCTTCCAAATCGATCAAGAGCAACCAGAAACCAATACAGACGGAGACGTGGTCAACAAGATTGAAGCGCGTCACCAAGGTATTGAATTGGAAGCTCGCGGTCAGATAACAGAGCAATGGGACATTTCGGTTGGGTATAGCTATCTCGATGCGGAAGACAAAGAGACAGGCAAAAAGCCAAATGATGTGTCTGACCACCTGTTCTCACTTTGGAGTACTTACCAGCTAGACGACAACTGGCGTTTAGGTGGTGGTGTGAAATATGTTGGCGACCGTTATGCGGGTAATGACGAAGCCGTTGCACTAGGCGATTACACCACAGTTGATCTGATGGCAGCGTACACCACGGGTCGTCACAAAGTCCAAGCGAACGCTTACAACGTGTTGAACGAGGAATACATTCTGGGCGCAACCAACGGCACGTCTGGTACAAACCAGATTGGTTACGGTGCCCCTGCTGAATTCATGCTCAGCTACGGCTATCAGTTTTAA
- a CDS encoding Fe(3+) dicitrate ABC transporter substrate-binding protein — MENSSRLLFSNPLLLSNGLLSFNRPFLFSRIAITLALLILSLFSFSSSAQTRVIQDEQGQFEIATTPQRIVVLEFSFVDALATVGVSPVGVADDNDASRVIPAVRELVQPWESVGMRSQPSLEAIAVLKPDLIIADAERHHTVYQDLQRIAPTLLLKSRGETYQENLESALKIGIALDKQSSMEQRIQQHQHAMAEFKSHFSLKQTVQFAVVSDKGMWLHSPASYAGGVLTTLGIASPIVKPTEKAYLPTSFELLLKTNPDWLLLGAYSHPNIVDDWQKNPLFNVLTSAKSQQVVEVSPALWSLNRGMLAAEQMAKNLEQILDPS, encoded by the coding sequence ATGGAAAACAGCTCCCGACTCTTGTTTTCAAATCCACTGCTGCTGTCGAATGGACTGCTGTCATTCAATCGGCCTTTCTTATTCAGCAGGATAGCGATAACCTTAGCTTTGCTGATTTTAAGCTTGTTCTCATTCTCCAGTTCAGCACAAACAAGGGTCATACAAGACGAGCAGGGTCAGTTTGAGATAGCGACTACCCCGCAACGTATTGTGGTGTTGGAGTTTTCATTTGTAGATGCACTCGCTACGGTGGGTGTTTCTCCTGTTGGTGTTGCGGATGACAATGATGCTTCGCGAGTGATTCCGGCGGTACGAGAATTGGTTCAACCATGGGAATCGGTTGGCATGCGTTCTCAGCCAAGCCTAGAAGCCATTGCGGTATTAAAGCCTGACCTGATCATTGCAGATGCAGAGCGTCATCATACGGTCTACCAAGATCTACAACGCATCGCGCCAACTCTGCTCCTCAAAAGCCGTGGTGAGACTTATCAAGAAAATTTGGAGTCTGCGCTCAAGATTGGCATCGCTCTCGACAAGCAATCGTCAATGGAACAACGAATTCAACAACATCAACACGCCATGGCTGAATTTAAAAGTCATTTCTCGCTCAAACAAACTGTCCAATTCGCTGTCGTGTCGGATAAAGGTATGTGGTTACATAGCCCTGCATCTTACGCAGGGGGCGTGCTGACCACATTAGGCATTGCGAGCCCTATTGTGAAACCAACAGAGAAGGCATATTTACCAACCAGCTTTGAGTTGTTGTTGAAAACCAATCCGGATTGGTTGCTCCTTGGCGCTTATTCTCATCCTAATATTGTTGATGATTGGCAGAAAAATCCGTTATTCAATGTACTAACCTCTGCAAAAAGTCAGCAAGTTGTAGAAGTGTCACCAGCACTTTGGTCACTGAATCGAGGCATGTTAGCGGCAGAACAAATGGCGAAAAATCTTGAGCAGATATTGGATCCATCATGA
- a CDS encoding TonB-dependent receptor family protein, giving the protein MPYQNLDGKPCTQSHQKLRLSALAMAIASVTSMGAFAASDPQTTTMETVVVTGSLIGNSELEDVKEYPGARTVLTNEQIKKTGALSIDSAFQSVPGIKVQDETGTGVLPNISVRGLKASRSGHAQFLMDGVPLTLAPYGHTGQSIFPATLSMLDRIDIVRGGAAVQYGPNNVGGVINLVTKPIPHEWQTEISNRFTVFEDGDTPLNDFYLRTGGWLTDTLALQVEGNFLKGESFREHSDTDVKNFQAKLQWLLSDTQELQAFVQRYDADTQMPGALSPEDYKNDRTQSKRPYDEYQGKSTRWSLKYLHDLNIADSAELEILTFGHRSERFFQWGFNSAGGHWADPALPSTDIRTSPREFSVYGVEPKIAMYFDGNTVTQNVIVGARYVNEDIDYKLTQTSISSGVTTTPRDWHLDTDAFAGYISNEIGLFNDVLKVTPGIRYESIDMAFNDLGKAENTDNKVTEWLPGLTVAYHLTEQWVGYTNAQKSLRAPQIAYIRGKGEEGSELAWNYELGARYNQDSTSFNVAFYRIDFEDQLQWQSATQTFDNIGKTLHQGVELSGRYIPQAMQALSLGAGYNYLDATLEEEGANKGNQLPYTSKHQFSWDATYAFNKLDTTLSGYYFSESYSDNANTSAEDATGATGKVPAYMVWNFNLGSDLYKDESSKLRMNFAVNNLFDEDYYFRGIDTSPVGRYPAPGRSYTLDLNYQF; this is encoded by the coding sequence ATGCCTTACCAGAATTTGGATGGTAAACCCTGTACTCAATCACATCAAAAGTTGCGTCTAAGTGCCCTTGCAATGGCCATCGCTTCAGTGACTTCCATGGGCGCATTTGCCGCGTCAGATCCACAAACGACGACCATGGAAACGGTTGTCGTGACAGGTAGCTTGATCGGTAACTCAGAGCTAGAGGATGTGAAAGAGTATCCGGGAGCGCGTACCGTCCTAACTAACGAACAAATTAAAAAGACTGGCGCACTTTCGATTGATTCGGCCTTCCAAAGTGTACCGGGCATTAAGGTTCAAGACGAAACGGGTACGGGTGTATTGCCTAACATCTCGGTGCGTGGCTTGAAAGCGAGTCGCAGTGGTCATGCTCAATTTCTAATGGACGGTGTGCCACTGACTCTTGCGCCTTATGGTCATACCGGACAATCTATTTTCCCTGCGACTCTGTCGATGCTTGACCGCATTGATATCGTACGTGGCGGCGCTGCTGTGCAATACGGGCCAAACAACGTGGGTGGTGTAATCAACTTGGTGACTAAGCCTATTCCACACGAGTGGCAAACGGAAATCAGTAATCGTTTTACTGTCTTCGAGGATGGCGATACGCCACTGAATGATTTTTACCTGCGCACGGGTGGCTGGTTAACCGACACGCTTGCGCTTCAAGTCGAAGGTAATTTCCTAAAAGGTGAAAGTTTCCGTGAACATTCAGACACCGATGTCAAAAACTTCCAAGCGAAGTTGCAGTGGTTACTGAGTGATACTCAAGAGTTACAAGCTTTCGTGCAGCGTTATGATGCAGATACGCAAATGCCAGGTGCTTTATCGCCAGAAGATTACAAGAATGATCGTACCCAATCGAAGCGACCATATGATGAATACCAAGGTAAATCGACGCGTTGGAGCCTAAAGTATTTACATGATTTGAACATTGCCGATAGTGCAGAGCTAGAGATACTGACATTTGGTCACCGTTCTGAGCGCTTCTTCCAATGGGGCTTTAACAGCGCTGGCGGTCACTGGGCCGATCCGGCATTACCATCAACCGATATTCGCACTTCTCCACGTGAGTTTTCTGTTTATGGCGTTGAGCCTAAAATCGCGATGTATTTTGACGGTAATACCGTGACACAAAATGTCATTGTGGGTGCGCGCTACGTCAATGAAGATATCGATTACAAGCTCACTCAAACATCAATTTCTAGTGGAGTAACAACAACGCCGCGCGATTGGCATTTGGATACCGACGCTTTCGCAGGCTATATCAGCAATGAAATTGGCTTGTTTAATGATGTATTAAAGGTGACTCCTGGTATTCGTTACGAATCAATAGACATGGCATTTAATGATTTGGGCAAAGCGGAGAATACCGACAACAAAGTGACTGAGTGGTTGCCGGGCTTAACTGTGGCATACCATCTTACGGAGCAATGGGTTGGTTACACCAATGCGCAGAAATCTTTGCGTGCACCACAAATTGCTTACATTCGAGGCAAGGGTGAAGAGGGCAGTGAGCTCGCATGGAACTACGAGTTGGGCGCTCGCTACAACCAAGATTCAACTAGCTTTAACGTCGCATTCTACCGCATTGATTTTGAAGATCAGCTGCAATGGCAAAGTGCTACTCAAACTTTCGACAACATTGGTAAAACCCTTCATCAAGGTGTTGAACTCTCTGGTCGTTATATTCCTCAAGCGATGCAAGCTCTGAGTTTGGGCGCTGGCTATAACTACTTAGATGCAACTTTAGAGGAAGAGGGCGCAAATAAAGGTAACCAACTTCCATACACGTCTAAGCATCAATTTAGCTGGGATGCGACTTACGCGTTTAACAAGCTAGATACCACCTTGTCTGGTTACTACTTCAGTGAATCATATTCTGACAATGCCAACACCAGTGCTGAGGATGCAACGGGTGCGACAGGTAAAGTACCGGCCTACATGGTATGGAACTTCAACCTAGGTTCGGATTTGTACAAAGATGAAAGCAGTAAGCTGCGCATGAACTTTGCGGTCAATAACCTGTTTGATGAGGACTATTACTTCCGCGGTATTGATACCAGCCCGGTTGGTCGTTATCCAGCACCGGGACGTTCTTACACTTTGGATCTGAATTATCAGTTCTAA
- a CDS encoding acetyl-CoA carboxylase biotin carboxylase subunit family protein, whose protein sequence is MKSTIIIVSHVVNDAVTHGFVPTAKAMGLHVVLITDHKLNHLKLSNDDERFNPDEILECDVFNPLELIEIITEKNLAPNAVFSNSDHLQTSTAICAQFFGLPAKDWNVTIKAKNKYLTRQVLNEKSLPNTRSVLLSRESAPIFDFDFPVVAKPKEGVASLDVQRCDSAAELDNYCDAFWQKYPTTPILVEAFLQGPLITVETIGDGENLIALGGFDVELSAPPYFIETAASWNGINSVHYRDECIRQLQEFGVGFGVCHSEFIITDSGPVLVEINYRSIGDGREFLLDNLSGGNWFNTILNLHLGHKLDPTFRIDGSAHVHYVVAKQSGLIEGSSASFIHQEGDIVIQQQVLKKVGETFQQSYSNKDYLARISVVSPSGQTLEPALQQTISRFNLTSKNEVTA, encoded by the coding sequence ATGAAATCTACGATTATTATCGTAAGTCACGTCGTGAATGATGCAGTCACTCACGGCTTCGTACCTACCGCAAAGGCGATGGGTCTTCACGTCGTTTTGATCACAGATCACAAGCTCAACCACCTGAAATTGAGCAATGATGATGAGCGCTTTAATCCCGATGAAATTTTAGAATGCGATGTCTTCAACCCTCTTGAACTCATCGAAATCATCACCGAGAAAAATCTAGCGCCTAATGCTGTTTTCAGTAATAGCGACCACCTACAAACTTCCACTGCAATCTGTGCACAGTTCTTTGGTTTACCCGCTAAAGATTGGAACGTGACGATTAAGGCGAAAAACAAATACTTAACTCGTCAGGTTCTCAACGAAAAATCGTTACCTAATACTCGAAGTGTTTTGTTAAGTCGAGAGAGCGCTCCTATATTCGATTTTGATTTTCCTGTCGTTGCGAAGCCCAAGGAAGGCGTGGCTAGTTTAGACGTGCAGCGCTGCGATTCTGCGGCTGAGCTGGATAACTATTGCGATGCGTTTTGGCAAAAGTACCCTACTACTCCCATTTTAGTTGAGGCGTTTTTACAAGGTCCGCTTATCACTGTCGAAACCATCGGCGACGGGGAAAATTTGATCGCACTTGGTGGGTTCGATGTAGAACTCTCTGCGCCACCTTACTTCATCGAAACAGCGGCGAGTTGGAATGGTATTAACAGCGTGCACTACCGTGATGAATGTATACGTCAGCTTCAAGAGTTCGGGGTGGGGTTTGGTGTCTGTCATAGCGAGTTCATCATCACAGATTCGGGGCCGGTACTGGTCGAGATCAACTATCGAAGTATTGGTGATGGCCGGGAATTTTTGCTTGATAACCTCAGTGGCGGGAATTGGTTCAATACCATCTTAAATCTTCACTTGGGTCACAAGCTTGACCCTACATTTCGTATTGATGGCAGTGCCCATGTGCACTATGTAGTGGCCAAACAAAGCGGTTTAATTGAAGGCTCATCAGCCTCTTTCATTCACCAAGAGGGCGATATTGTCATTCAGCAGCAAGTGCTTAAAAAGGTTGGTGAGACGTTCCAACAAAGTTATTCCAACAAGGATTACTTAGCGAGAATTTCGGTCGTTTCCCCTTCTGGTCAAACTCTAGAACCCGCACTACAACAGACAATCTCTCGCTTCAATCTAACATCAAAAAACGAGGTAACAGCATGA
- a CDS encoding FecCD family ABC transporter permease, giving the protein MHHHTKVFLLFGLLVIVASAGLFVGAASLSVSQVIEHLVAFSSDDFVIHQYRLPRMLLAISVGAGLGLSGVLVQGVIRNPLASPDLMGISAGAGLAATASLVWFPNAPVSVLPLVAMFGGIFAAGLIALLAWWSRPTPAKLALIGIAVSAFLASCIDFLLVTNPIEINTAMVWLTGSLWGRNWQQVPFIWSALLLLLPMALWLAWRLDVMGLGEESATTLGTKPKQIQALALLAAVLLASVSVSVAGTISFVGLLAPHLARLLFGHNHKLLIPASALVGAILVTSADGLARGLQPPIELPAGVLTSVIGAPYFIFLLYRYRGW; this is encoded by the coding sequence ATGCACCACCACACGAAGGTTTTTCTGTTATTTGGGCTGCTTGTTATTGTCGCATCCGCAGGTTTGTTTGTCGGCGCAGCTTCGCTTTCTGTTTCTCAAGTGATCGAACATTTGGTCGCGTTTTCCAGTGACGATTTTGTTATCCATCAATATCGGCTACCACGCATGTTACTCGCGATAAGTGTGGGAGCTGGATTAGGGCTTTCGGGCGTATTAGTACAAGGCGTGATACGTAATCCGTTAGCATCGCCTGATCTTATGGGTATTAGCGCTGGGGCAGGCCTTGCTGCGACAGCGAGTTTAGTTTGGTTCCCTAATGCGCCAGTCAGTGTGCTTCCGCTGGTGGCGATGTTCGGTGGAATTTTCGCTGCTGGATTGATTGCACTGTTGGCATGGTGGTCAAGACCAACACCCGCCAAATTGGCGTTGATTGGTATTGCGGTGAGCGCATTCCTTGCCAGTTGTATAGATTTCCTACTTGTGACCAATCCTATCGAGATCAATACGGCCATGGTATGGCTAACAGGCAGTCTCTGGGGCAGAAATTGGCAACAAGTTCCGTTTATTTGGAGTGCGTTACTCTTGTTATTGCCAATGGCATTATGGCTCGCTTGGCGATTAGATGTGATGGGACTTGGCGAGGAAAGTGCCACTACATTGGGTACTAAACCGAAACAGATTCAGGCTCTCGCACTGTTGGCTGCTGTTTTGCTTGCCAGTGTTAGTGTTTCTGTTGCTGGAACGATCAGTTTTGTGGGTTTATTGGCACCTCATTTAGCACGTTTGTTGTTTGGGCATAATCATAAGTTGTTAATCCCAGCCTCTGCACTGGTGGGGGCGATTCTGGTTACCAGCGCTGATGGGTTAGCCAGAGGTCTACAACCACCCATTGAATTGCCAGCAGGCGTTCTCACGTCTGTGATTGGCGCGCCTTATTTCATCTTTCTTCTCTATCGTTATCGAGGTTGGTAA
- a CDS encoding FecCD family ABC transporter permease, whose translation MSTMLFSKSKRSWPILSWRVTLFTALVSCLALSGYAASMTGWSNFSLTLSDLIHYWFAFDESNMTHQILATLRAPRAYAGLFIGASLSVAGLLMQGLTRNPLASPSILGINAGAACFMALAAIGIPVVSDLNPILNAVLGALLSGGAVMLLGGFFSARSHPLRLVLAGIAITALLIGLTRAALILADDMAYSVLHWLTGSLSSVDDGQWQQLWPPVVIGLVLAMSLARNLNLLALGEEVAVGLGSNIRLTRLISGLTIVLLAGSSVAIAGPIGFVGLLVPHLVRPMIGHNYHLLIPISALAGAALVSWSDALSRSIAFPTETPVGVITALVGTPCFILIATRRS comes from the coding sequence ATGAGTACGATGTTGTTCTCTAAAAGTAAGCGATCTTGGCCAATACTGTCGTGGAGAGTCACGTTATTTACAGCATTAGTGTCGTGTTTGGCACTCTCTGGTTACGCGGCCTCTATGACCGGGTGGTCTAATTTCTCTCTAACATTGAGTGACTTAATTCATTACTGGTTTGCGTTTGATGAAAGCAACATGACTCATCAAATATTGGCGACGCTAAGAGCACCAAGAGCCTACGCAGGGTTGTTTATTGGTGCGAGTTTGTCTGTCGCTGGGTTATTGATGCAAGGTTTGACGCGTAATCCACTCGCGTCTCCGTCGATTCTTGGTATTAACGCAGGCGCAGCCTGTTTTATGGCGTTAGCTGCAATAGGCATACCTGTGGTTAGTGATTTAAACCCAATCCTTAATGCGGTTCTTGGCGCGTTGCTAAGCGGCGGTGCCGTAATGCTTCTTGGTGGCTTTTTTTCTGCTCGATCTCATCCATTGCGTTTGGTTTTGGCGGGTATTGCCATTACTGCGTTGTTGATTGGATTGACCCGCGCGGCGCTGATCCTCGCTGACGATATGGCTTATAGCGTATTGCATTGGCTTACTGGCTCCTTGTCTAGTGTGGATGACGGGCAATGGCAACAACTTTGGCCGCCTGTTGTGATAGGTTTAGTGTTGGCAATGAGCCTCGCTCGCAACCTCAATTTACTGGCACTTGGCGAAGAAGTTGCCGTGGGGTTGGGCAGTAACATCAGGCTTACTCGTCTGATTAGTGGGCTGACGATTGTGTTGCTTGCCGGATCAAGTGTCGCTATCGCAGGGCCAATTGGCTTTGTTGGTTTGTTAGTGCCTCATTTGGTTAGGCCTATGATAGGGCACAATTACCATCTACTCATTCCTATTTCCGCATTGGCTGGCGCAGCATTAGTCTCTTGGTCAGATGCATTATCACGATCGATTGCTTTTCCGACTGAAACGCCCGTCGGTGTTATTACGGCTTTGGTCGGGACGCCTTGTTTTATCTTGATTGCGACGAGGAGATCTTAA
- a CDS encoding IucA/IucC family protein yields the protein MNENALYLTQRLVDTCLREDLFGLVSQSQFKSQLPSSLKLSSYPRNQIWAIFAGSDFTLYLPVTPSYYMQRWVYGQTDGSKGDGWLIERNGVVEAQLHYQDWIELLKAGAHESSHSLLDGYLQELECAEKHKELCDSAFSQQSESLMLPISQLERWEQKLLRADQIASYLDHPYYPTARAKFGLSDHDLEQFAPEFAQSFELRWLAIEKSLVTLTSPPPECWPTMEQVGLPADFALSHELFPAHPLTLRSLDGLPDGVIKAPVAYLEVTPTLSVRTVVVNQAPQIHIKVPLIMRSLGTKNIRLIKPSTLYDGHWFERLLTHLEQTDQDLHGSLFHCNEKHGGHVGDDKTFAYIVREYPRSYFQDKALVPVAALASPMPDGRLFLEHLAEQYYQQDTLTWFKDYVDLLCKVHLTLWIRYGIALESNQQNAIIAFDEQGKMTLAMKDNDAARIWPERFQTFEQQSPVKCDHLLDQRITVDSELALGQMFTTITLQLDIAAIVEAMATKGIATSAYLYEMVANSLSQQLSQLDKQGHNTKLANEMLFESPNLYAKYLLSSGSLLSKEASGASDINKFYGLSAPNFLWLTSEEAQHAYLENIKQSVS from the coding sequence ATGAATGAAAACGCGTTATACCTCACTCAACGCTTAGTCGATACTTGCTTACGTGAAGATTTGTTCGGATTAGTTTCTCAAAGCCAATTTAAATCTCAGCTCCCGAGTTCACTCAAGTTATCTTCTTATCCTCGTAATCAAATTTGGGCTATTTTTGCGGGTTCAGACTTTACACTCTACTTGCCCGTTACTCCGAGCTATTACATGCAGCGTTGGGTATACGGCCAAACAGATGGTTCGAAAGGTGATGGTTGGCTCATCGAGAGAAATGGTGTCGTTGAAGCACAGCTGCACTATCAAGATTGGATCGAATTATTGAAAGCAGGTGCTCACGAAAGCTCGCATTCGTTATTAGATGGTTATTTACAAGAACTCGAATGCGCAGAAAAACACAAGGAATTGTGTGATAGCGCCTTCAGTCAGCAATCCGAATCACTCATGCTGCCGATTTCTCAACTAGAGCGTTGGGAGCAAAAGCTATTGCGTGCCGATCAAATCGCATCCTATCTTGACCACCCTTACTACCCGACAGCACGTGCTAAGTTCGGTTTAAGCGATCACGATCTAGAACAATTTGCGCCAGAATTTGCACAAAGCTTTGAACTTCGTTGGCTCGCAATCGAAAAGTCACTGGTTACATTGACCAGTCCACCACCTGAATGTTGGCCAACGATGGAGCAAGTGGGTCTGCCCGCCGACTTTGCTCTTAGCCATGAGTTATTCCCCGCACATCCATTGACACTAAGGAGTCTTGATGGACTTCCTGACGGTGTTATCAAAGCTCCGGTTGCATATCTAGAGGTGACTCCAACTTTATCAGTACGTACTGTGGTCGTGAATCAAGCACCACAGATCCACATCAAGGTGCCGCTGATCATGCGGTCTTTAGGTACTAAAAACATTCGCCTAATTAAACCATCCACACTTTATGATGGGCATTGGTTTGAACGTTTATTGACGCACTTAGAACAAACAGATCAAGACTTACACGGCTCGCTTTTCCATTGTAATGAGAAACATGGCGGCCATGTTGGAGACGATAAGACCTTTGCTTATATTGTGCGTGAATACCCGCGGAGCTACTTCCAAGACAAAGCACTGGTGCCTGTGGCTGCCCTTGCTAGTCCAATGCCTGATGGACGTTTGTTCTTGGAACATCTCGCCGAGCAGTATTATCAGCAAGATACGCTGACTTGGTTTAAAGATTACGTTGATCTGCTATGCAAAGTGCACCTTACATTGTGGATTCGTTACGGTATCGCTTTGGAGTCTAACCAACAGAACGCCATCATCGCATTCGATGAGCAAGGTAAGATGACCTTAGCCATGAAAGACAACGATGCAGCGCGTATTTGGCCAGAGCGTTTCCAAACGTTTGAGCAACAATCGCCCGTAAAATGCGATCATCTTTTAGATCAACGCATCACAGTAGACAGCGAGCTTGCTCTTGGTCAGATGTTTACCACCATTACTTTGCAGTTAGACATTGCCGCGATTGTGGAAGCAATGGCGACGAAAGGAATCGCCACGTCAGCTTATCTGTATGAGATGGTCGCCAATAGCCTCTCACAACAGCTTAGCCAGTTGGACAAACAAGGACACAACACCAAGCTCGCAAACGAGATGTTGTTTGAATCACCCAACCTATACGCTAAATATCTATTGAGCTCGGGGAGCTTGTTGTCTAAAGAGGCATCTGGCGCAAGCGATATCAATAAATTTTATGGCTTGTCAGCACCGAACTTTTTATGGCTAACCAGCGAAGAAGCACAACACGCTTACCTTGAAAACATCAAGCAGAGCGTGAGTTAA